From a single Lolium rigidum isolate FL_2022 chromosome 7, APGP_CSIRO_Lrig_0.1, whole genome shotgun sequence genomic region:
- the LOC124677755 gene encoding exonuclease DPD1, chloroplastic/mitochondrial-like codes for MSSLLRFNKLRNNIWSSCPSRLLMQHAGFSSAKNVDPRSYGKRHFTTRVQETDSLHGAGPGSCISGIQQFRFQQTSEHDQSATILIFDTETTGYFHKNNRIVEFALRDLSGGKNSTFETLINPERDVPKFLSAVNNITTALVCRPDVPRFGDVLPLLLAYVRSRQTPGKPVIWVAHNAKTFDAPFLAQEFDRCSAQMPEDWLFVDSLRLARKLPKLPKSDENIHLLNLVALSKRYGISVEKPAHRAMQDVTMLCQVFQRITFDLKLTYEGVVNEAIKATDFSKVPK; via the exons ATGTCGTCGCTTCTTCGCTTCAATAAGCTGAGGAACAACATATGGAGTAGTTGTCCTTCCAGATTGCTTATGCAACATGCTGGATTTTCATCTGCAAAAAATGTTGATCCGAGAAGCTATGGGAAGCGTCATTTCACTACAAGGGTTCAAGAGACAGATAGTTTGCACGGAGCTGGTCCAGGTTCATGTATTTCTGGAATACAGCAATTCAGGTTTCAGCAGACTTCTGAACATGACCAATCAGCGACTATTCTTATCTTTGATACTGAGACTACTGGCTATTTCCACAAGAATAACAGAATCGTCGAGTTCGCACTGCGTGATCTTTCTGGAGGAAAGAACAGCACATTTGAAACCCTCATTAATCCTGAGAGGGATGTTCCCAAATTCCTTTCAGCCGTCAATAATATTACCACTGCCTTGGTTTGCAGACCTGATGTCCCGAG GTTCGGTGATGTACTTCCCTTACTACTGGCATATGTTCGAAGCCGCCAAACTCCTGGGAAACCAGTTATATGGGTTGCTCATAATGCAAAAACATTTGATGCCCCTTTCCTTGCCCAAGAGTTTGACCGTTGTTCAGCACAGATGCCCGAAGACTGGCTGTTTGTTGACAGCCTCCGTTTGGCAAGGAAGTTGCCGAAGCTTCCAAAATCAGACG AAAACATACATCTTCTGAACTTAGTGGCACTGAGCAAACGCTATGGCATCTCTGTGGAAAAGCCTGCTCATAGAGCAATGCAAGATGTGACAATGTTATGTCAAGTTTTTCAAAGAATCACTTTTGATCTGAAACTGACATATGAAGGAGTAGTGAATGAGGCCATCAAGGCTACTGATTTCAGCAAAGTTCCTAAGTAA